Proteins encoded in a region of the Candidatus Bathyarchaeota archaeon genome:
- a CDS encoding PQQ-binding-like beta-propeller repeat protein, whose product MKQLKYATAFCIVLLCSGFYVAYVEADWIMPHGDPTNSGATDFDPVLTPFQLWNYSTPGDPVSNSPVVANGVLYIGLEDGLYAFNAASGAILWKNRDYQIFSTPAVVDGVVYLNSNFSTNAFNAANGQLLWKVQQNSRIYAAPTVVDGVVYSGCTGFDDAVNTHFLALNASNGNQIWNLTIQSEVEGSPAVYNGIVYLNAGFSGLYAMNASTGEEFWTYKIEGAGSPAVAEGIVYAGSVDCNFYAFNSTSGQIIWSYNTTGTDTGWKISGSSPSIKSGVVYICSANNNVYALNASTGAKIWNYSTQDDIIASPAIARDVIYIGSEDGNLYALNATDGSKLWNFTAPRYRDNGWIIQSTPAVDNGKVFIGSFYGCLYAFGNSPPPPDPTSTPSPTQTITATPTPEPTAAPTATPEPSPTPNSTATPIPIAKDTPKDVIQLLRDNQALIVVLVVVGLVVFGGLVVVKDKRKN is encoded by the coding sequence ATGAAGCAACTGAAATATGCAACTGCGTTCTGCATCGTCCTGCTTTGCAGCGGTTTCTATGTTGCCTACGTCGAGGCCGACTGGATAATGCCGCATGGAGACCCAACTAACAGCGGAGCAACTGATTTTGACCCAGTGTTAACGCCTTTTCAACTCTGGAACTACTCCACCCCCGGCGACCCCGTGAGTAATTCACCTGTTGTCGCTAACGGCGTTCTCTACATCGGATTGGAGGATGGCCTCTACGCGTTCAACGCGGCCAGCGGCGCAATTCTGTGGAAAAACAGGGACTACCAGATTTTTTCTACACCCGCCGTGGTTGACGGAGTAGTTTATCTTAACTCAAATTTCTCAACTAACGCTTTTAACGCTGCAAATGGGCAGTTGCTTTGGAAGGTCCAGCAAAATTCCCGCATTTACGCTGCCCCCACTGTTGTAGACGGGGTTGTATACAGTGGCTGCACAGGCTTTGATGACGCCGTGAATACACACTTTTTGGCTTTAAACGCATCCAACGGCAACCAGATTTGGAATTTGACTATTCAAAGTGAAGTCGAGGGGTCTCCGGCTGTTTACAACGGGATAGTTTACCTGAACGCGGGCTTCAGCGGATTATACGCTATGAATGCAAGTACAGGTGAAGAGTTTTGGACCTACAAAATAGAGGGCGCGGGGTCACCCGCAGTTGCAGAGGGGATAGTGTACGCTGGCAGCGTTGATTGTAACTTTTATGCTTTTAATTCCACCAGCGGCCAGATTATTTGGAGTTATAACACAACTGGCACCGATACGGGATGGAAAATCAGCGGAAGTTCCCCCTCCATCAAGTCGGGAGTAGTCTATATTTGCTCAGCTAACAATAACGTGTATGCCTTGAATGCCTCCACTGGCGCTAAAATATGGAACTACTCAACACAAGATGACATTATTGCATCTCCCGCAATAGCTAGAGATGTTATCTATATCGGCTCAGAAGATGGTAACCTTTACGCCCTAAACGCCACCGACGGCTCTAAACTCTGGAACTTTACCGCCCCTCGGTACCGCGACAATGGCTGGATCATCCAATCCACGCCGGCGGTGGACAATGGAAAAGTTTTCATTGGCTCATTTTACGGGTGCCTCTATGCTTTTGGCAACTCGCCGCCGCCACCTGACCCCACCAGTACCCCGAGCCCTACTCAGACAATTACAGCCACCCCAACACCGGAGCCAACAGCAGCGCCTACTGCTACGCCTGAGCCGTCACCCACGCCAAACTCAACAGCTACACCTATCCCTATTGCAAAAGATACACCCAAAGACGTAATCCAGCTGCTAAGGGATAATCAAGCGTTGATTGTGGTGCTGGTTGTTGTGGGCTTGGTAGTGTTTGGCGGCTTAGTGGTCGTCAAAGATAAGAGAAAAAATTAG
- a CDS encoding DUF5678 domain-containing protein, with translation MGEVTVKAPAISAEEYEKYRGKNVAIYKGKIVAAGQNSAEALQKALKKNPKLKPSQIEIEYIQLADELIF, from the coding sequence ATGGGTGAGGTCACCGTGAAAGCTCCAGCTATCAGCGCCGAGGAATATGAGAAATATAGGGGCAAAAATGTTGCCATCTACAAGGGCAAAATTGTTGCTGCGGGTCAAAACTCTGCTGAAGCCCTCCAAAAGGCGCTTAAGAAAAACCCCAAGTTAAAACCCAGCCAAATAGAGATCGAGTACATTCAGTTGGCGGATGAGCTTATCTTTTGA
- a CDS encoding AbiV family abortive infection protein yields MTRKQEFTSIPTAKVQEGIDLCRRNIAIFLDDAKALMRNGSLQNAYVLVQFGLEEFGKIIALKEAVENCDSGNISVNNKIFKNHEFKTEKAWTKISPWARIINEGFDEDVSDMPYGFPAYSEPTTEASPQTRLDCVFVDFREGNWINGHKIDRERLVHLITYIEHMLETLYPSEKGITLDELVAQKGET; encoded by the coding sequence TTGACAAGAAAGCAAGAGTTCACAAGTATACCAACAGCAAAAGTACAGGAAGGAATAGATTTATGCAGAAGAAATATCGCTATTTTTCTAGATGATGCCAAGGCGCTAATGCGTAACGGAAGTCTTCAGAACGCCTATGTTCTTGTTCAATTTGGACTTGAAGAGTTTGGAAAAATAATTGCATTAAAAGAAGCTGTTGAAAACTGTGACTCTGGAAATATATCTGTTAATAATAAGATTTTTAAAAATCACGAGTTTAAGACTGAAAAGGCTTGGACAAAAATTAGTCCGTGGGCAAGAATAATTAATGAAGGTTTTGATGAAGATGTGAGTGACATGCCCTATGGTTTTCCAGCGTATTCTGAACCAACTACAGAAGCAAGCCCTCAAACACGGTTAGATTGTGTGTTTGTTGATTTTAGAGAGGGCAATTGGATTAATGGTCATAAAATTGACAGAGAGCGACTCGTTCACCTAATAACGTATATCGAGCATATGCTTGAAACACTTTATCCATCTGAAAAGGGAATAACTCTTGATGAACTGGTTGCCCAAAAAGGCGAAACTTGA
- a CDS encoding winged helix-turn-helix domain-containing protein, whose protein sequence is MADKRRGSVQIRFEILEYLFFASKNQLRTHVWRRATDASYDDFLKHLLYLKEKGFLDESAEGQVALTAEGRRIYLSLRDALPSLL, encoded by the coding sequence ATGGCGGATAAACGCAGAGGCTCAGTGCAGATACGCTTCGAAATCCTAGAGTACCTCTTCTTTGCCTCCAAAAACCAGCTGCGCACCCATGTTTGGCGAAGAGCCACCGACGCCTCCTACGATGACTTCCTAAAGCACCTGCTGTATCTGAAGGAGAAGGGGTTTTTGGATGAGTCAGCGGAGGGGCAGGTTGCGTTGACGGCGGAGGGCAGAAGAATCTATCTGAGCCTACGCGACGCCTTGCCTTCGCTGCTGTAG
- a CDS encoding B12-binding domain-containing radical SAM protein, which yields MAVKVVLVYPYFHPARDKSIFRFPPLGLGYIAAALRQRGVEVSLVDCTFLSREEALARVTGEAPQIVGFYCMFSMKKTTLELAAEIRSRLGGSCLLVVGGPLPSWSPQGFLGVFDVVAVGEGEQTLPELADVVAEGKPLLGVKGLVYRVGDSVVATEPRLFISDLNTLPFPARRLFDNDAYKRYYQRRFGYTTTSMITSRGCPFNCDFCSRPIFGSDIRSRSAANIVDEVEEIASLGYKRVWFADDCFTLNRDHLLAVCGELHRRGVDVGWECLSRVDTLNREVASAMKRSGCVRVFFGIESGNDDVLELMNKRITTSQAKQAVYTAKAAGLGTGAFFIVGYPGETDRTVLDTLRFASSLPLDYLSFTLPYPIPGTPLYERVAGRGVAVEDWEEPRSYRLIRHKLLVDWGFSEGKLKFAIAKAQLQFYGRRYLGRAYPAVGTPFERVSDFAFRHMR from the coding sequence TTGGCAGTTAAGGTTGTTTTGGTTTATCCATATTTTCATCCCGCCCGCGACAAATCCATCTTCCGTTTCCCACCCCTGGGCCTAGGCTACATAGCCGCTGCTCTCCGCCAACGCGGCGTGGAGGTGTCGCTGGTCGACTGCACCTTTCTGAGCCGCGAGGAGGCGCTGGCGCGGGTTACTGGTGAAGCGCCGCAAATCGTGGGTTTCTACTGCATGTTCTCCATGAAGAAAACCACCCTTGAACTCGCCGCTGAAATTCGAAGCCGCCTCGGAGGCAGCTGCCTTCTGGTGGTGGGAGGCCCTTTGCCGTCCTGGTCGCCGCAGGGTTTCTTAGGCGTTTTTGATGTGGTGGCGGTGGGCGAGGGCGAGCAGACGCTGCCTGAGTTGGCGGATGTGGTTGCAGAGGGGAAACCGCTTCTGGGCGTGAAGGGCCTTGTTTACCGGGTCGGTGACTCAGTTGTTGCCACCGAGCCCCGACTCTTCATCTCCGACCTTAACACGTTACCTTTTCCCGCAAGGCGCCTCTTCGACAACGATGCCTACAAACGCTACTACCAACGCCGCTTCGGCTACACCACCACCTCGATGATTACCTCGCGGGGCTGCCCCTTTAACTGCGACTTCTGCAGCCGCCCCATCTTTGGCTCCGACATCCGCAGCCGCTCCGCCGCCAACATCGTCGACGAAGTCGAGGAGATTGCCTCGTTGGGGTATAAGCGGGTCTGGTTTGCCGACGACTGCTTCACCCTCAACCGCGATCACCTCCTGGCGGTGTGCGGGGAGCTGCATCGTCGGGGCGTGGATGTGGGGTGGGAGTGCCTCTCAAGGGTAGACACCCTGAACCGGGAGGTGGCCTCTGCGATGAAGCGCTCAGGCTGCGTGCGCGTTTTCTTTGGCATCGAATCAGGCAACGATGATGTGCTGGAGTTGATGAATAAGCGCATCACTACCTCTCAGGCAAAGCAGGCAGTTTACACAGCCAAAGCCGCGGGACTCGGCACGGGCGCGTTTTTCATCGTGGGGTACCCCGGCGAAACCGACCGAACCGTGCTTGACACGCTACGGTTCGCGTCTTCGCTGCCGCTGGATTATCTTTCCTTCACCTTACCCTACCCGATTCCGGGGACGCCTCTGTATGAGCGTGTGGCGGGGCGGGGCGTGGCGGTGGAGGATTGGGAGGAGCCCAGAAGCTACCGGCTGATTCGGCATAAGCTGCTGGTGGACTGGGGCTTTAGCGAGGGCAAACTCAAATTCGCCATAGCCAAGGCGCAGCTGCAGTTCTATGGCAGGCGCTATCTTGGCCGAGCCTACCCCGCGGTGGGCACGCCCTTTGAGCGTGTATCGGATTTTGCTTTCCGCCACATGCGCTAG
- a CDS encoding ECF transporter S component, which translates to MKIKTQQVALMAVFAALFYVLSLIAPIRIPTGIGTIEIGFAALIASVFGIILGPYLGAAAALLGSSVTWALTGMSPYGAPFILAPMFNALIVGLIFYKKWKYALVTFAVMVTAFLFTPPVSPITGQTVLGGLAVNNWFMAAATLFDKVIAILLILPLAFFGKKMSIAYGSAFFFILGFIGNEADNMFGTLMYVTPPVYSGVFGMSLEAVQVGLIASPFLYPAVRIIQAVIVMLVAVPLLSVLKKTNWLWSKDNILTSEAPKIQAA; encoded by the coding sequence ATGAAGATAAAAACCCAACAAGTCGCCTTGATGGCGGTATTCGCAGCCCTATTTTACGTACTATCCTTAATCGCCCCGATAAGAATCCCCACCGGCATCGGAACAATAGAAATAGGCTTCGCAGCATTAATCGCATCAGTTTTCGGCATAATCCTTGGCCCCTACCTCGGCGCCGCAGCAGCCCTCTTAGGATCCTCCGTAACCTGGGCCTTAACGGGCATGTCCCCCTACGGTGCCCCCTTCATACTTGCGCCAATGTTTAACGCCTTAATTGTGGGTTTGATTTTCTACAAAAAATGGAAATATGCCCTGGTAACCTTTGCGGTTATGGTAACTGCGTTCCTCTTCACTCCACCCGTCAGCCCAATCACGGGGCAAACCGTTCTAGGCGGGTTAGCAGTCAATAACTGGTTCATGGCCGCCGCAACGCTTTTTGACAAAGTCATCGCTATACTGTTAATTTTGCCCTTAGCGTTTTTCGGAAAGAAAATGTCCATTGCCTACGGCAGCGCCTTCTTCTTCATATTGGGATTCATCGGCAACGAAGCAGACAACATGTTCGGCACACTCATGTATGTGACGCCCCCCGTTTACAGCGGCGTCTTCGGCATGTCTCTTGAAGCCGTCCAAGTTGGACTCATCGCCAGCCCCTTCCTCTACCCCGCCGTCAGGATAATTCAGGCGGTGATTGTGATGCTTGTTGCTGTTCCACTGCTAAGTGTGCTTAAGAAAACCAATTGGCTCTGGAGCAAAGACAACATCCTAACCAGCGAAGCCCCCAAAATCCAAGCAGCCTAA
- a CDS encoding dihydropteroate synthase-like protein: MTILLITGTLAEATVKQYAQQSQTPTEVLALNVQVAAFLTPTLIAKSLQKTSLQGITAILTPGQILGDTQTITDATHIPAYKGPRYAADLPTIMDCIGQIELSTTQPADDLLRERLQQNALQELERVEANRSALLANPRNLLVGDVAVGRDFPMRVLAEIVDAPLLETAEIARLAKRFVAGGANIIDVGMVAGQCLPAEAKRAVAAVKAAVDVPVSIDSLNPVEIKAAVEAGVDLILSADAGNLKAIAPYAQDTAVVVIPTNQRRGIFPTTPAARVHMLERLIKQAKQLGFKRIIGDLILAPTNILDSYVAFQQFSGRNPDVPLLIGIANVVELFDADSVGLNALLARLASEVNVGVLLVTEATPKARGSVAEAAAASKMMFLAKQRSSVPRDLGVDLLILKEKTNPDTAPPVDISKVPLTQNPTPATVTVDPCGVFRIMVDRDGGSVVALHYASVDAPEPLHVVRGADGAVVLAELLRRGWVSRLEHAGYLGLELAKAEVALRVGRGYVQDAALFK, from the coding sequence ATGACCATCCTACTAATCACCGGAACCCTCGCCGAAGCAACCGTCAAACAATACGCCCAACAAAGCCAGACCCCCACAGAAGTCCTCGCCCTAAACGTACAAGTCGCAGCCTTCCTCACCCCCACCCTCATCGCCAAATCACTCCAAAAAACCAGCCTCCAAGGCATCACCGCCATCCTCACCCCCGGGCAAATCCTCGGCGACACCCAAACCATAACCGACGCCACCCACATCCCCGCCTACAAAGGCCCCCGCTACGCCGCCGACCTCCCAACCATCATGGACTGCATAGGCCAAATTGAACTCTCAACCACCCAACCCGCCGACGACCTCCTAAGAGAACGCCTACAACAGAATGCCCTCCAAGAGCTTGAACGCGTCGAGGCAAACCGCTCTGCCCTGCTGGCAAACCCCCGAAACCTCCTCGTGGGCGATGTGGCGGTCGGCAGGGATTTTCCGATGCGGGTTCTGGCGGAAATCGTGGATGCACCGCTGCTGGAGACGGCTGAGATTGCGCGGCTGGCAAAACGCTTCGTTGCCGGGGGCGCCAATATCATCGATGTGGGCATGGTGGCTGGGCAGTGCCTCCCAGCGGAAGCAAAACGCGCGGTCGCCGCCGTCAAAGCCGCCGTTGATGTGCCAGTAAGCATCGATAGCCTGAACCCTGTGGAAATCAAAGCCGCAGTTGAGGCAGGCGTAGATTTGATTTTAAGCGCCGACGCAGGCAACCTCAAAGCCATCGCACCCTACGCCCAGGACACCGCAGTCGTGGTTATTCCCACTAACCAGCGCCGAGGCATCTTCCCCACAACCCCCGCTGCCCGCGTGCACATGCTCGAGCGGCTCATAAAGCAGGCAAAGCAGCTTGGGTTTAAAAGAATCATCGGCGACCTAATCCTTGCACCCACAAACATCCTGGACTCCTACGTTGCCTTCCAGCAGTTCAGCGGCAGAAACCCCGATGTGCCCCTGCTGATCGGCATCGCAAACGTGGTGGAGCTCTTCGACGCGGACTCCGTGGGCCTCAACGCCCTGCTTGCGCGGCTGGCCAGCGAAGTGAACGTGGGGGTTTTGTTGGTTACTGAGGCTACTCCTAAAGCCAGGGGAAGCGTGGCTGAGGCGGCAGCGGCGTCGAAGATGATGTTTCTGGCTAAACAGCGCAGCTCGGTGCCCCGGGACCTCGGCGTAGACCTGCTTATCCTGAAAGAGAAAACCAACCCAGACACGGCCCCGCCAGTGGACATCTCAAAGGTGCCCCTCACCCAGAACCCCACGCCTGCAACGGTCACAGTTGACCCCTGCGGCGTTTTCCGGATTATGGTTGACCGCGACGGCGGCAGCGTTGTCGCACTGCATTATGCCTCGGTTGATGCGCCGGAGCCGTTGCATGTGGTTAGGGGCGCGGATGGGGCGGTGGTGCTGGCTGAGTTGCTGCGGAGGGGGTGGGTTTCGCGGCTGGAGCATGCGGGGTATTTGGGTTTGGAGTTGGCTAAGGCTGAGGTTGCGCTTCGGGTTGGCCGGGGGTACGTTCAGGACGCGGCTTTATTCAAATAA
- a CDS encoding dihydroorotate dehydrogenase, with protein sequence MESNLLSTSLAGLQLPNPTMLASGIMGYSAQSMKRIVKGGAGAVVTKSVGAQPRFGYSNPTIVQAEAGLINAMGLPNPGIDVFKEEIEFSKKVLHVPLIVSVFGYSAEEYAAVAAKATKAGADAIELNVSCPHVKQTGAEIGQSPKFLSEVVQQVKAAINVPLIVKLSPNVADITVLAQSAIEAGADALTAVNTLKAIAIDAETTLPILSNVKGGLSGAAMKPVALRCVYDIAEQFQVPIIGCGGVMNWRDAVEFFLAGASAVQIGTAVADDIEVFQQVNKGVETYLRKKHARSVKDIVGLAHRK encoded by the coding sequence TTGGAAAGCAACCTGTTGAGCACAAGCCTCGCTGGACTGCAACTGCCCAACCCCACCATGCTGGCCTCAGGCATCATGGGCTACTCCGCTCAATCCATGAAGCGCATAGTAAAAGGTGGCGCAGGCGCAGTAGTCACAAAATCCGTCGGCGCACAGCCCAGATTCGGCTACAGCAACCCCACCATCGTGCAGGCAGAAGCAGGCTTAATCAACGCTATGGGTTTACCGAACCCAGGCATCGATGTTTTCAAAGAAGAAATCGAGTTCTCAAAAAAAGTGCTCCATGTCCCCCTCATAGTCAGCGTCTTCGGCTACTCCGCAGAGGAATACGCGGCGGTGGCAGCAAAAGCCACGAAGGCTGGTGCAGACGCAATCGAGCTAAACGTTTCTTGCCCGCATGTAAAGCAGACAGGCGCAGAAATCGGGCAGAGCCCCAAATTCCTCTCGGAGGTAGTGCAGCAGGTTAAAGCCGCCATAAATGTGCCCCTCATCGTTAAGCTCTCACCTAACGTCGCCGACATAACTGTGCTTGCGCAATCAGCCATCGAGGCGGGCGCGGACGCGTTAACGGCGGTTAACACCCTTAAAGCCATCGCTATAGACGCAGAAACCACCCTGCCTATCCTAAGCAACGTAAAAGGCGGGTTATCTGGGGCTGCCATGAAACCGGTTGCGCTGCGCTGTGTCTATGATATCGCTGAGCAATTTCAGGTGCCTATCATCGGCTGCGGCGGCGTCATGAACTGGCGGGATGCAGTGGAGTTCTTTTTAGCTGGGGCGTCGGCGGTGCAGATTGGCACGGCAGTGGCTGACGACATAGAAGTTTTCCAGCAGGTAAACAAGGGAGTTGAAACGTATTTGAGAAAGAAACATGCAAGGAGCGTAAAGGATATTGTCGGGCTTGCCCACCGCAAATAA
- a CDS encoding dihydroorotate dehydrogenase electron transfer subunit, translating into MPTANNTMRTTQIVQIRTESPSVKTFVLPDRLCCKAKPGQFLMLWIPGIDEIPLSIMDASNGLVSVSVKAVGDATRHMHQLEAGATVGVRGPFGTCFTESRGKVLLVGGGTGTAPLLFLAKQLAAKTERLSFVEGAKTKDELLFVRELGRVCQEKNIITTTEDGTAGLQCLVTQPLAELLNKEHFDMIYTCGPEVMVKKIFELTEARKLPLEASLERLMRCGIGLCGSCVIGKYRVCRDGPVFTAAQLREVSGELGISKMGFDGSRIPV; encoded by the coding sequence TTGCCCACCGCAAATAACACGATGCGCACAACCCAGATTGTGCAGATACGCACGGAAAGTCCCTCAGTGAAAACCTTCGTGCTGCCGGATAGGCTATGCTGCAAAGCTAAACCCGGGCAGTTTCTGATGCTCTGGATACCGGGCATAGATGAGATTCCGCTTAGCATAATGGATGCTTCTAACGGGTTAGTTTCGGTTTCTGTAAAAGCCGTCGGAGACGCCACACGTCACATGCATCAACTTGAGGCAGGCGCAACCGTGGGGGTTCGCGGACCCTTCGGCACCTGCTTTACGGAGAGCCGAGGCAAAGTGCTTCTGGTCGGCGGCGGAACAGGGACTGCGCCGTTGCTTTTCCTTGCTAAGCAGCTTGCAGCCAAAACCGAGCGGTTATCCTTTGTGGAGGGAGCCAAAACCAAAGACGAATTACTCTTTGTCCGCGAACTCGGCCGCGTCTGCCAAGAAAAGAACATCATAACAACCACCGAAGATGGCACCGCTGGTCTGCAGTGCCTTGTCACTCAGCCCCTCGCAGAACTCCTCAACAAGGAACACTTTGACATGATTTACACCTGCGGCCCCGAAGTGATGGTGAAGAAGATCTTTGAGTTAACTGAGGCGCGTAAGCTGCCTTTGGAAGCAAGTCTGGAGCGGCTGATGCGCTGCGGGATTGGCTTGTGCGGTAGCTGCGTTATCGGGAAGTATCGGGTTTGCCGTGATGGCCCCGTGTTTACGGCGGCGCAGCTTCGCGAGGTGAGCGGGGAACTTGGGATTTCAAAGATGGGCTTTGACGGCTCACGCATCCCGGTTTAG
- a CDS encoding molybdopterin-dependent oxidoreductase, translated as MEIKNRKRVVQIIAASLVIMFLVIVGIAAFNSQNNQPPKLYPEEIREYQGADLSSIADFRENSIKGPQYVNESTYRLKITGLVNQTLEYSYEEILSKFKSYQKATTLHCVEGWSVTILWEGFLVNDLLRDAGVKSDAVGVIFYAYDGYSTELPLDYLTSHNILIAYKMNGLVLPPERGYPFQLVAESQYGYKWIKWVTTIEVTDNPNYLGYWESRGYPNNATLR; from the coding sequence ATGGAGATAAAAAATCGGAAGCGTGTTGTGCAGATTATCGCGGCTTCTTTAGTCATAATGTTTTTAGTCATCGTGGGCATCGCTGCCTTCAACTCCCAGAACAATCAGCCCCCCAAGCTCTATCCTGAGGAAATCCGGGAGTACCAGGGAGCAGACCTCTCCTCCATCGCTGACTTCAGAGAAAACTCCATTAAAGGTCCCCAGTATGTTAACGAATCCACCTATCGCCTAAAGATAACTGGGCTGGTGAATCAGACCCTCGAGTACAGCTACGAGGAGATTTTATCTAAATTCAAGAGCTACCAGAAAGCCACCACCCTGCATTGTGTGGAGGGCTGGTCAGTTACGATTCTGTGGGAGGGCTTTTTGGTAAATGACCTGCTCAGGGATGCCGGCGTTAAATCGGATGCGGTAGGCGTCATCTTTTATGCATACGACGGCTACTCCACCGAGTTGCCCCTGGATTACTTGACAAGCCACAATATCTTAATCGCCTACAAGATGAATGGGTTGGTGCTGCCGCCGGAGCGGGGCTATCCCTTCCAGCTTGTCGCCGAGAGCCAATACGGGTATAAGTGGATAAAGTGGGTAACCACAATCGAAGTAACCGACAACCCCAACTATCTGGGCTACTGGGAAAGCCGCGGCTACCCCAACAACGCCACCCTCCGCTAA
- a CDS encoding toprim domain-containing protein translates to MSTHLKDRLEKIHELIAKLASEAAKGKPIVVEGKKDAHALAELGINGAILTLKTGGKSFLEAAGEIEALGVGEVVLLMDYDRRGREATKRLQQDLERAHVKVNVRFWRELHGLVGRDVQCIESLPGYLATAQQKAAL, encoded by the coding sequence TTGTCCACGCACCTAAAGGACCGCTTAGAAAAAATCCATGAGCTCATAGCTAAACTCGCCTCGGAAGCCGCCAAGGGCAAACCCATAGTGGTGGAGGGCAAAAAGGACGCCCACGCCCTCGCCGAACTCGGCATCAACGGCGCAATCCTCACCCTCAAAACCGGAGGCAAATCTTTTCTTGAGGCAGCCGGGGAGATTGAGGCGCTTGGCGTCGGCGAGGTTGTTTTGCTTATGGATTATGATCGGCGAGGCAGAGAAGCCACAAAGCGGCTGCAGCAGGATTTGGAGCGTGCCCACGTGAAAGTGAATGTTCGTTTTTGGCGGGAGCTGCATGGGCTTGTAGGGCGGGATGTGCAGTGCATCGAGAGTTTACCGGGGTATTTAGCTACGGCACAGCAGAAGGCCGCCCTCTAA
- a CDS encoding tyrosine--tRNA ligase has protein sequence MDIERKIELICRPPTEEVVTPEDLRALLEAEEHPIAYNGWEPSGLAHLGTGVICAYKMKDFAEAGVHFKAFLATWHAWLNNKLGGDRELIRKAAELFRHSWLALGVPGDKVEFIYSDELYKDIDYWAKTVRIAKELTIARTTRTLEIAGRKEGEAHYVSDYLYTPMQVADIYQLNVKICQLGLDQRKANMVAREIGEKIGYWKPVSVHHHLLQGLAKPAVWPIPEGQEREAIASAKMSKSKPDTCIFIYDTPEEIKKKMSKAFCPERTVKHNPIMDICRYIIYREKEVFTIERPSKFGGNISFEGFGQLEAAYLEGKLHPMDLKNGVAAELGNILEPVRRYFANNMEAKDCLETVRQAKITR, from the coding sequence GTGGATATTGAACGAAAAATTGAGCTAATTTGCAGACCTCCCACCGAGGAAGTCGTAACCCCCGAAGACCTCCGAGCCCTACTGGAAGCCGAGGAGCACCCCATCGCCTACAACGGCTGGGAACCCTCGGGTCTGGCGCATCTGGGCACAGGTGTTATCTGCGCTTACAAAATGAAGGATTTCGCAGAGGCAGGCGTGCATTTCAAGGCTTTTCTGGCTACTTGGCATGCTTGGCTAAACAACAAGCTTGGCGGCGACCGGGAACTCATCCGCAAAGCCGCAGAACTGTTCCGCCACAGCTGGTTAGCGCTGGGCGTCCCCGGCGACAAAGTCGAATTCATCTATAGTGATGAACTCTACAAGGACATCGATTACTGGGCCAAAACCGTGCGGATCGCCAAGGAACTCACCATCGCCCGCACCACCCGCACCCTGGAGATTGCGGGGCGCAAGGAAGGCGAAGCCCACTACGTCTCTGACTACCTCTACACGCCCATGCAGGTCGCCGACATCTACCAGTTAAACGTGAAAATCTGCCAGCTTGGCTTGGATCAACGTAAAGCCAATATGGTTGCGCGGGAAATCGGCGAGAAAATCGGTTACTGGAAACCCGTTTCTGTTCATCATCACCTTCTGCAGGGCTTAGCTAAACCCGCTGTTTGGCCGATTCCCGAGGGGCAGGAACGAGAAGCCATAGCCTCCGCCAAGATGTCTAAAAGCAAACCAGACACCTGCATCTTCATCTACGATACCCCTGAGGAAATAAAAAAGAAAATGTCCAAAGCCTTCTGTCCCGAACGCACCGTTAAGCATAACCCCATTATGGACATCTGCCGCTACATTATCTACCGTGAAAAAGAGGTTTTCACCATCGAGCGCCCCTCCAAATTCGGCGGAAACATCAGCTTCGAAGGCTTCGGTCAGCTTGAAGCAGCCTACCTTGAGGGCAAACTGCATCCGATGGACCTTAAAAACGGCGTCGCCGCCGAACTCGGCAACATACTAGAGCCTGTGCGCCGCTACTTCGCCAACAACATGGAAGCCAAAGACTGCCTTGAGACGGTGCGGCAAGCCAAAATCACAAGGTAG
- a CDS encoding PIN domain-containing protein, whose translation MNKAVYDTRFFDTLYNSRNEALKKKIQTEKNRNEKYVSTVVIHELYKLTLANEGREIAKLKIEYVKRDFELIPVDDQIAQVSAEFRHKYDLPMGDSMIAATAFVLKAVCISDDPHFQQIKEIKTQWL comes from the coding sequence ATGAATAAAGCAGTATATGACACACGATTCTTTGACACATTATATAACTCACGCAATGAGGCGTTGAAGAAGAAAATTCAAACAGAAAAAAACCGAAACGAAAAATATGTTTCAACTGTGGTTATACATGAACTCTATAAACTCACTTTAGCTAATGAAGGACGAGAAATCGCCAAACTCAAAATCGAATACGTAAAGCGGGACTTTGAATTGATACCCGTTGACGATCAAATCGCCCAAGTTTCAGCTGAATTTAGACACAAATACGACCTACCGATGGGAGACAGCATGATTGCTGCAACAGCGTTTGTTCTAAAGGCGGTCTGCATTTCAGATGACCCCCATTTTCAGCAGATAAAAGAAATCAAAACGCAATGGCTCTGA